A genomic window from Macaca mulatta isolate MMU2019108-1 chromosome 19, T2T-MMU8v2.0, whole genome shotgun sequence includes:
- the HNRNPL gene encoding heterogeneous nuclear ribonucleoprotein L isoform X2, with the protein MPKKRQALVEFEDVLGACNAVNYAADNQIYIAGHPAFVNYSTSQKISRPGDSDDSRSVNSVLLFTILNPIYSITTDVLYTICNPCGPVQRIVIFRKNGVQAMVEFDSVQSAQRAKASLNGADIYSGCCTLKIEYAKPTRLNVFKNDQDTWDYTNPNLSGQGDPGSNPNKRQRQPPLLGDHPAEYGGPHGGYHSHYHDEGYGPPPPHYEGRRMGPPVGGHRRGPSRYGPQYGHPPPPPPPPEYGPHADSPVLMVYGLDQSKMNCDRVFNVFCLYGNVEKVKFMKSKPGAAMVEMADGYAVDRAITHLNNNFMFGQKLNVCVSKQPAIMPGQSYGLEDGSCSYKDFSESRNNRFSTPEQAAKNRIQHPSNVLHFFNAPLEVTEENFFEICDELGVKRPSSVKVFSGKSERSSSGLLEWESKSDALETLGFLNHYQMKNPNGPYPYTLKLCFSTAQHAS; encoded by the exons ATGCCTAAAAAGAGACAAGCACTGGTGGAGTTTGAAGATGTGTTGGGGGCTTGCAACGCAGTGAACTACGCAGCCGACAACCAAATATACATTGCCGGTCACCCAGCTTTTGTCAACTACTCTACCAGCCAGAAGATCTCCCGCCCCGGGGACTCGGATGACTCCCGGAGCGTGAACAGTGTGCTTCTCTTTACCATCCTGAACCCCATTTATTCGATCACCACG GATGTTCTTTACACTATCTGTAATCCTTGTGGCCCTGTCCAGAGAATTGTCATTTTCAGGAAGAATGGAGTTCAGGCGATGGTGGA ATTTGACTCTGTTCAAAGTGCCCAGCGGGCCAAAGCCTCTCTCAATGGGGCTGATATCTATTCTGGCTGTTGCACTCTGAAGATCGAATATGCAAAG CCTACACGCTTGAATGTGTTCAAGAATGATCAGGATACTTGGGACTACACAAACCCCAATCTCAGTGGACAAG GTGACCCTGGCAGCAACCCCAACAAACGCCAGAGGCAGCCCCCTCTCCTGGGAGATCACCCCGCAGAATATG GAGGGCCCCACGGTGGGTACCACAGCCATTACCATGATGAGGGCTACGGGCCCCCCCCACCTCACTACGAAGGGAGAAGGATGGGTCCACCAGTGGGGGGTCACCGTCGGGGCCCAAGTCGCTACGGCCCCCAGTAtgggcaccccccaccccctcccccaccacccgaGTATGGCCCTCACGCCGACAGCCCTGTGCTCATGGTCTATGGCTTGGATCAATCTAAGATGAACTGTGATCGAGTCTTCAATGTCTTCTGCTTGTATGGCAATGTGGAGAAG GTGAAATTCATGAAAAGCAAGCCAGGGGCCGCCATGGTGGAGATGGCTGATGGCTACGCTGTGGACCGGGCCATTACCCACCTCAACAACAACTTTATGTTTGGGCAGAAGCTGAATGTCTG TGTCTCCAAGCAGCCAGCCATCATGCCCGGTCAGTCATACGGGTTGGAAGACGGGTCTTGCAGTTACAAAGACTTCAGTGAGTCCCGGAACAATCGGTTCTCCACCCCAGAGCAGGCAGCCAAGAACCGCATCCAGCACCCCAGCAATGTGCTGCACTTCTTCAACGCCCCGCTGGAGGTGACCGAGGAGAACTTCTTTGAG ATCTGCGATGAGCTGGGAGTGAAGCGGCCATCTTCTGTGAAAGTATTCTCAGGCAAAA GTGAGCGCAGCTCCTCTGGACTGCTGGAGTGGGAATCTAAGAGCGATGCCCTGGAGACGCTGGGCTTCCTGAACCATTACCAGATGAAAAACCCAA aTGGTCCATACCCTTACACTCTGAAGTTGTGTTTCTCCACCGCTCAGCACGCCTCTTAA
- the HNRNPL gene encoding heterogeneous nuclear ribonucleoprotein L, producing MSRRLLPRAEKRRRRLEQRQQPDEQRRRSGAMVKMAAAGGGGGGGRYYGGGSEGGRAPKRLKTDNAGDQHGGGGGGGGGAGAAGGGGGGENYDDPHKTPASPVVHIRGLIDGVVEADLVEALQEFGPISYVVVMPKKRQALVEFEDVLGACNAVNYAADNQIYIAGHPAFVNYSTSQKISRPGDSDDSRSVNSVLLFTILNPIYSITTDVLYTICNPCGPVQRIVIFRKNGVQAMVEFDSVQSAQRAKASLNGADIYSGCCTLKIEYAKPTRLNVFKNDQDTWDYTNPNLSGQGDPGSNPNKRQRQPPLLGDHPAEYGGPHGGYHSHYHDEGYGPPPPHYEGRRMGPPVGGHRRGPSRYGPQYGHPPPPPPPPEYGPHADSPVLMVYGLDQSKMNCDRVFNVFCLYGNVEKVKFMKSKPGAAMVEMADGYAVDRAITHLNNNFMFGQKLNVCVSKQPAIMPGQSYGLEDGSCSYKDFSESRNNRFSTPEQAAKNRIQHPSNVLHFFNAPLEVTEENFFEICDELGVKRPSSVKVFSGKSERSSSGLLEWESKSDALETLGFLNHYQMKNPNGPYPYTLKLCFSTAQHAS from the exons ATGTCGCGGAGGCTGCTGCCCCGGGCGGAGAAGCGGCGTCGGCGGCTGGAGCAGAGGCAGCAGCCGGACGAGCAGCGGAGGCGGTCGGGAGCGATGGTGAAGAtggcggcggcgggcggcggAGGCGGCGGTGGCCGCTACTACGGCGGCGGCAGTGAGGGCGGCCGGGCCCCTAAGCGGCTCAAGACTGACAACGCCGGCGACCAGCACGgaggcggcggcggtggcggtggagGAGccggggcggcgggcggcggcggcggcggg GAGAACTACGATGACCCGCACAAAACCCCTGCCTCCCCAGTTGTCCACATCAGGGGCCTGATTGACGGTGTGGTGGAAGCTGACCTTGTGGAGGCCTTGCAGGAGTTTGGACCCATCAG CTATGTGGTGGTAATGCCTAAAAAGAGACAAGCACTGGTGGAGTTTGAAGATGTGTTGGGGGCTTGCAACGCAGTGAACTACGCAGCCGACAACCAAATATACATTGCCGGTCACCCAGCTTTTGTCAACTACTCTACCAGCCAGAAGATCTCCCGCCCCGGGGACTCGGATGACTCCCGGAGCGTGAACAGTGTGCTTCTCTTTACCATCCTGAACCCCATTTATTCGATCACCACG GATGTTCTTTACACTATCTGTAATCCTTGTGGCCCTGTCCAGAGAATTGTCATTTTCAGGAAGAATGGAGTTCAGGCGATGGTGGA ATTTGACTCTGTTCAAAGTGCCCAGCGGGCCAAAGCCTCTCTCAATGGGGCTGATATCTATTCTGGCTGTTGCACTCTGAAGATCGAATATGCAAAG CCTACACGCTTGAATGTGTTCAAGAATGATCAGGATACTTGGGACTACACAAACCCCAATCTCAGTGGACAAG GTGACCCTGGCAGCAACCCCAACAAACGCCAGAGGCAGCCCCCTCTCCTGGGAGATCACCCCGCAGAATATG GAGGGCCCCACGGTGGGTACCACAGCCATTACCATGATGAGGGCTACGGGCCCCCCCCACCTCACTACGAAGGGAGAAGGATGGGTCCACCAGTGGGGGGTCACCGTCGGGGCCCAAGTCGCTACGGCCCCCAGTAtgggcaccccccaccccctcccccaccacccgaGTATGGCCCTCACGCCGACAGCCCTGTGCTCATGGTCTATGGCTTGGATCAATCTAAGATGAACTGTGATCGAGTCTTCAATGTCTTCTGCTTGTATGGCAATGTGGAGAAG GTGAAATTCATGAAAAGCAAGCCAGGGGCCGCCATGGTGGAGATGGCTGATGGCTACGCTGTGGACCGGGCCATTACCCACCTCAACAACAACTTTATGTTTGGGCAGAAGCTGAATGTCTG TGTCTCCAAGCAGCCAGCCATCATGCCCGGTCAGTCATACGGGTTGGAAGACGGGTCTTGCAGTTACAAAGACTTCAGTGAGTCCCGGAACAATCGGTTCTCCACCCCAGAGCAGGCAGCCAAGAACCGCATCCAGCACCCCAGCAATGTGCTGCACTTCTTCAACGCCCCGCTGGAGGTGACCGAGGAGAACTTCTTTGAG ATCTGCGATGAGCTGGGAGTGAAGCGGCCATCTTCTGTGAAAGTATTCTCAGGCAAAA GTGAGCGCAGCTCCTCTGGACTGCTGGAGTGGGAATCTAAGAGCGATGCCCTGGAGACGCTGGGCTTCCTGAACCATTACCAGATGAAAAACCCAA aTGGTCCATACCCTTACACTCTGAAGTTGTGTTTCTCCACCGCTCAGCACGCCTCTTAA
- the HNRNPL gene encoding heterogeneous nuclear ribonucleoprotein L isoform X1, with the protein MSRRLLPRAEKRRRRLEQRQQPDEQRRRSGAMVKMAAAGGGGGGGRYYGGGSEGGRAPKRLKTDNAGDQHGGGGGGGGGAGAAGGGGGGENYDDPHKTPASPVVHIRGLIDGVVEADLVEALQEFGPISYVVVMPKKRQALVEFEDVLGACNAVNYAADNQIYIAGHPAFVNYSTSQKISRPGDSDDSRSVNSVLLFTILNPIYSITTDVLYTICNPCGPVQRIVIFRKNGVQAMVEFDSVQSAQRAKASLNGADIYSGCCTLKIEYAKPTRLNVFKNDQDTWDYTNPNLSGQGDPGSNPNKRQRQPPLLGDHPAEYGEGRGFPSVDSRGSCAPARRPPCKFSPVLPLFPSHPPGGPHGGYHSHYHDEGYGPPPPHYEGRRMGPPVGGHRRGPSRYGPQYGHPPPPPPPPEYGPHADSPVLMVYGLDQSKMNCDRVFNVFCLYGNVEKVKFMKSKPGAAMVEMADGYAVDRAITHLNNNFMFGQKLNVCVSKQPAIMPGQSYGLEDGSCSYKDFSESRNNRFSTPEQAAKNRIQHPSNVLHFFNAPLEVTEENFFEICDELGVKRPSSVKVFSGKSERSSSGLLEWESKSDALETLGFLNHYQMKNPNGPYPYTLKLCFSTAQHAS; encoded by the exons ATGTCGCGGAGGCTGCTGCCCCGGGCGGAGAAGCGGCGTCGGCGGCTGGAGCAGAGGCAGCAGCCGGACGAGCAGCGGAGGCGGTCGGGAGCGATGGTGAAGAtggcggcggcgggcggcggAGGCGGCGGTGGCCGCTACTACGGCGGCGGCAGTGAGGGCGGCCGGGCCCCTAAGCGGCTCAAGACTGACAACGCCGGCGACCAGCACGgaggcggcggcggtggcggtggagGAGccggggcggcgggcggcggcggcggcggg GAGAACTACGATGACCCGCACAAAACCCCTGCCTCCCCAGTTGTCCACATCAGGGGCCTGATTGACGGTGTGGTGGAAGCTGACCTTGTGGAGGCCTTGCAGGAGTTTGGACCCATCAG CTATGTGGTGGTAATGCCTAAAAAGAGACAAGCACTGGTGGAGTTTGAAGATGTGTTGGGGGCTTGCAACGCAGTGAACTACGCAGCCGACAACCAAATATACATTGCCGGTCACCCAGCTTTTGTCAACTACTCTACCAGCCAGAAGATCTCCCGCCCCGGGGACTCGGATGACTCCCGGAGCGTGAACAGTGTGCTTCTCTTTACCATCCTGAACCCCATTTATTCGATCACCACG GATGTTCTTTACACTATCTGTAATCCTTGTGGCCCTGTCCAGAGAATTGTCATTTTCAGGAAGAATGGAGTTCAGGCGATGGTGGA ATTTGACTCTGTTCAAAGTGCCCAGCGGGCCAAAGCCTCTCTCAATGGGGCTGATATCTATTCTGGCTGTTGCACTCTGAAGATCGAATATGCAAAG CCTACACGCTTGAATGTGTTCAAGAATGATCAGGATACTTGGGACTACACAAACCCCAATCTCAGTGGACAAG GTGACCCTGGCAGCAACCCCAACAAACGCCAGAGGCAGCCCCCTCTCCTGGGAGATCACCCCGCAGAATATGGTGAGGGCAGGGGGTTCCCCTCCGTGGACTCCCGTGGCTCATGTGCCCCTGCCCGCCGCCCGCCGTGCAAATTCTCACCcgtcctccctctctttccttcccaccCCCCAGGAGGGCCCCACGGTGGGTACCACAGCCATTACCATGATGAGGGCTACGGGCCCCCCCCACCTCACTACGAAGGGAGAAGGATGGGTCCACCAGTGGGGGGTCACCGTCGGGGCCCAAGTCGCTACGGCCCCCAGTAtgggcaccccccaccccctcccccaccacccgaGTATGGCCCTCACGCCGACAGCCCTGTGCTCATGGTCTATGGCTTGGATCAATCTAAGATGAACTGTGATCGAGTCTTCAATGTCTTCTGCTTGTATGGCAATGTGGAGAAG GTGAAATTCATGAAAAGCAAGCCAGGGGCCGCCATGGTGGAGATGGCTGATGGCTACGCTGTGGACCGGGCCATTACCCACCTCAACAACAACTTTATGTTTGGGCAGAAGCTGAATGTCTG TGTCTCCAAGCAGCCAGCCATCATGCCCGGTCAGTCATACGGGTTGGAAGACGGGTCTTGCAGTTACAAAGACTTCAGTGAGTCCCGGAACAATCGGTTCTCCACCCCAGAGCAGGCAGCCAAGAACCGCATCCAGCACCCCAGCAATGTGCTGCACTTCTTCAACGCCCCGCTGGAGGTGACCGAGGAGAACTTCTTTGAG ATCTGCGATGAGCTGGGAGTGAAGCGGCCATCTTCTGTGAAAGTATTCTCAGGCAAAA GTGAGCGCAGCTCCTCTGGACTGCTGGAGTGGGAATCTAAGAGCGATGCCCTGGAGACGCTGGGCTTCCTGAACCATTACCAGATGAAAAACCCAA aTGGTCCATACCCTTACACTCTGAAGTTGTGTTTCTCCACCGCTCAGCACGCCTCTTAA